From one Panulirus ornatus isolate Po-2019 chromosome 11, ASM3632096v1, whole genome shotgun sequence genomic stretch:
- the LOC139751389 gene encoding uncharacterized protein, with amino-acid sequence MADHNDGLDSCNLEISICPEPHLEATQDLELLAQEIAEAAVDDEKRSSPTPSPTPVQHHREEAAGKESADKDKIDDDDQAPRDDDGDDSVKGEDEDDSVQAEGEKEEKKRSHSPVDEASWVLVDAEDDENSQLKEGESGRESPEKKFSVFRKFLARGDLRQKLADIGLTSDNSNDAQAVDDKGSDEPQGVTLKDLVMSCSESMVICDLPQEGEHEVGGEDLACQLFLKDPPECPKLSGWQGTFSGAKVTVEVERQGGLLVAGVKVWHVDLLSALASLQNLVTSTGLVSYADVDVPSLLARAA; translated from the exons ATGGCTGACCACAACGATGGACTCGACTCTTGCAACTTAGAAATCTCAATATGTCCTGAACCACATCTGGAGGCTACGCAAGACCTCGAACTCCTGGCGCAGGAAATAGCTGAAGCGGCCGTGGACGATGAAAAGAGGTCTTCCCCtaccccatctccaacaccagtacAGCATCATCGGGAGGAGGCTGCGGGTAAGGAGAGCGCAGATAAAGACAAGATTGATGATGACGACCAAGCTCCTAGGGACGACGATGGAGATGATTCTGTgaaaggcgaagatgaagatgattCTGTCCAAGCCgaaggggagaaagaggagaaaaagagatctCACAGCCCTGTGGACGAGGCCTCATGGGTTCTTGTTGACGCTGAAGACGACGAGAACAGCCAACtgaaagaaggagagagtgggagagaatcCCCAGAGAAGAAGTTTAGCGTGTTCAGAAAGTTCCTGGCACGAGGAGACCTCCGTCAGAAGCTGGCGGACATAGGTCTCACAAGCGACAACTCCAACGATGCTCAAGCCGTCGACGACAAAGGCAGTGATGAGCCGCAAGGAGTCACGCTGAAGGACCTGGTCATGTCGTGCTCGGAGTCCATGGTGATCTGCGACCTGCCTCAG GAGGGGGAGCATGAGGTGGGCGGGGAGGACCTAGCGTGCCAGCTGTTCCTGAAGGACCCGCCAGAATGCCCCAAGCTGTCGGGCTGGCAAGGGACGTTCTCCGGGGCAAAG GTAACGGTGGAGGTAGAGCGTCAGGGTGGGCTGCTGGTGGCTGGGGTCAAGGTCTGGCACGTCGACCTCCTCTCCGCCCTCGCCTCCCTCCAGAACCTCGTCACTTCCACAG GTTTGGTGTCGTACGCTGACGTGGACGTCCCCAGCCTCCTGGCCCGCGCAGCGTAA